A genomic window from Pseudomonadota bacterium includes:
- a CDS encoding protein kinase: MKGSQQSAGVPRERIGRYALLESLGAGGMGEVHRARIFAAAGVVKDLCIKRIRSERLTRPGALERFIREARLSMRLTHSNIVPVFDFGRSGDEYYLVMEWVDGTDMAAVLHEARTGTPLPPEVAAYVAAEVARALAYAHESGDDEGRPIVHRDVKPANVLISNSGEVKISDFGMAMVAGDAPDSVGGTPGYMAPEQSRGEAPHPCSDLYALGVLLAEMITGQRPQPGQKDPQGAPSKDTVPQALRSLLGALLSVEVEQRPASAREVANALEQYVAAARASSGHSPRDELAERAKRCRSRAGKQESGELTLETDFLRDGADPDFTDRMTTHATLPDQRSPRDSGPAGPAPQPAEPKRQASPTGRAAPAIALLAGCVLIAWLAASGVDWSFLGTPSAGKQVSEKSGSRAGTGTHSATPVVSIAPARSPDPPSPVRMSTLGDPRGAKAETPAGRPPGAGPTRAKGPASSRASGLDSAAGKRPGRLRPVRARRGQLKQVAAARHEAGASPAARGAAGSQAGMGTTPVPGRLSINAIPWAEVYLGHRKLGVTPLFGLELSPGDHNLRLVNRPLGTERQSRVRIESGRTRNLVVDLR, from the coding sequence GTGAAAGGGTCGCAGCAGTCGGCCGGTGTTCCGAGAGAGCGCATTGGGCGCTACGCGCTTCTGGAGTCTCTTGGCGCCGGTGGCATGGGCGAGGTGCACAGGGCACGTATCTTCGCTGCCGCGGGGGTTGTCAAAGACCTGTGCATCAAACGCATTCGCTCGGAGCGACTCACACGGCCCGGCGCCCTGGAACGCTTCATCCGCGAAGCACGCCTGAGCATGCGCCTCACCCACAGCAACATTGTCCCTGTGTTCGACTTTGGGCGCTCGGGCGACGAGTACTACCTGGTCATGGAGTGGGTGGACGGCACGGACATGGCGGCTGTCTTGCACGAGGCTCGCACGGGTACGCCGCTGCCGCCCGAGGTGGCGGCTTACGTGGCCGCCGAGGTCGCGCGAGCACTTGCGTACGCGCACGAGTCCGGCGACGACGAGGGCCGTCCCATTGTTCACCGAGATGTGAAGCCGGCCAATGTGTTGATCTCGAATTCCGGGGAAGTCAAAATCAGCGATTTTGGCATGGCCATGGTGGCCGGCGACGCACCCGACAGCGTGGGTGGCACGCCCGGCTACATGGCACCTGAACAAAGCCGTGGTGAGGCTCCGCATCCCTGCTCGGACCTGTATGCGCTCGGAGTCCTGCTGGCGGAGATGATCACCGGGCAGCGTCCGCAGCCCGGACAGAAGGACCCGCAGGGCGCACCCAGTAAGGACACCGTACCACAAGCGCTCCGGTCCCTGCTCGGCGCGCTGCTGAGCGTCGAGGTCGAGCAACGGCCTGCCAGCGCGCGCGAGGTGGCCAACGCGCTCGAGCAGTACGTCGCAGCCGCCCGGGCAAGCAGCGGCCACTCCCCGCGCGATGAGCTTGCCGAACGTGCCAAGCGCTGTCGCAGCAGAGCCGGGAAGCAAGAGAGCGGCGAGCTAACGCTCGAAACCGATTTCCTGCGCGACGGCGCCGACCCCGATTTCACCGATCGCATGACCACGCACGCGACGCTGCCCGACCAAAGGTCGCCGCGAGACTCGGGCCCGGCAGGACCAGCGCCCCAACCGGCCGAGCCCAAGCGTCAGGCCAGCCCCACCGGCCGAGCCGCCCCGGCCATCGCGCTGTTGGCTGGCTGCGTGCTGATTGCCTGGCTGGCCGCGAGCGGTGTCGACTGGTCCTTTCTTGGCACCCCTTCCGCGGGCAAGCAGGTCTCCGAGAAAAGCGGCTCTCGTGCAGGCACCGGTACCCATTCCGCGACCCCGGTGGTTTCCATCGCGCCAGCGCGCTCCCCGGATCCGCCCAGCCCGGTCCGCATGTCCACGCTGGGCGACCCGCGTGGCGCCAAGGCCGAGACGCCAGCGGGGCGGCCGCCAGGCGCCGGCCCGACGCGCGCCAAGGGTCCGGCATCCTCACGAGCCTCGGGGCTCGACTCGGCAGCCGGGAAGCGACCCGGCAGGTTGCGCCCGGTCAGAGCACGCCGGGGCCAGCTCAAGCAGGTAGCAGCAGCACGCCACGAAGCGGGGGCGAGCCCAGCAGCGCGGGGAGCGGCGGGCAGCCAAGCGGGGATGGGCACAACGCCCGTTCCAGGAAGGCTCAGCATCAACGCCATCCCGTGGGCAGAAGTCTACTTGGGACACCGCAAGCTGGGGGTCACTCCGCTTTTCGGGCTCGAGCTTTCCCCGGGTGACCATAACCTGCGCTTGGTCAACCGGCCGCTCGGGACCGAGCGCCAGAGTAGAGTCCGCATCGAGTCGGGTAGGACGCGCAACCTCGTGGTCGACCTGCGCTAG